The following coding sequences are from one Triticum aestivum cultivar Chinese Spring chromosome 5A, IWGSC CS RefSeq v2.1, whole genome shotgun sequence window:
- the LOC123101848 gene encoding PLASMODESMATA CALLOSE-BINDING PROTEIN 3-like: MAATSALSIFLLLVVLAMSTKGSSATGSSWCVCKSELPAAALQRTLDYACGHGGDCAPLLPGGQCHTDTDTVATRCSYAANSYYHNAKAKGNGHGGATCDFGGTATLTSTDPSSGTCRYPATTAPASSPAGAPWELWMFLLAIIAIFVSLCCCVEMHEQRRNTCRH, encoded by the exons ATGGCGGCGACTTCAGCACTCTCGATCTTCCTGCTCTTGGTTGTGCTCGCCATGTCGACAAAAGGATCGTCTGCGACGGGTAGCAGCTGGTGCGTGTGCAAGTCAGagctgccggcggcggcgctgcagaGGACGCTGGACTACGcgtgtggccacggcggcgactgCGCCCCGCTGCTCCCCGGCGGGCAGTGCCACACCGACACGGACACGGTGGCGACGCGCTGCTCCTACGCGGCCAACAGCTACTACCACAACGCCAAGGCCAAGGGCAATGGCCACGGCGGCGCCACCTGCGACTTCGGCGGCACCGCCACCCTCACCTCGACAGACCCGA GCTCCGGGACTTGCCGATACCCTGCAACAACTGCCCCTGCCTCTTCCCCGGCTGGTGCCCCCTGGGAGTTGTGGATGTTCCTCTTGGCGATCATCGCCATCTTCGTTTCTCTGTGCTGTTGTGTGGAGATGCACGAGCAACGGCGCAACACCTGCCGGCATTGA